gtttttatgcgtgtgcaggtgtaagttcggacgaaaaagggcatggaactcatcaagcttgaatcgagcacgcttcgggcgaaaacgctcggcgagcagggccccatgggccatttctgctcgtcgagcagggcgccaggcgcttgctcggtgagcaggagcctgctcgccgagcaggccaccaggcgcctgctcggcgagcagggggctgctcggcgcgagcagccctgctcgccgagcagccttccctgctcggcgagcagccctgcgggaattggtcaaaaagaccaattccgcccccacgaagccacgttcggccccacgtcttcctacaccaacaaggacacgaaaataggtcaaaatgAGGCCCGAGatgcgtctataaataggatttttccattgtaatttagaaatcttttacttttgtaattagcttagcttccaccttgagaaatcctctccacctcctccatatccttcaaacctccattgaagataccttcgaagctccgttcaccgaggattactgaagctccatccttaaatcctagaaagacgcctgcattggtagacaggttccctgaaagggatttttcttcttttatattctgtctagcctctgatacatgctatgaattctaggtttattgtaacttcgtgacaatacattcatctttgatatataatgtagtttttgttcattcaattgttttgatgttttaatctttgtctcacgctttgtctgattggtttaactcattcgataatcccaaaattaggttggcacatattgcgagctgaatctgacctagtcagtgcctataggattgacgaccctatagaagattaagcccaaattactgagccttagagctagtttcggccttacaagggaatcacgaactagggattttaggaggataggtcgggttaatcgccttggacacaagcgacttagtttcaattcaattgcttaaacattctatcattgttatcatcgtattccttcatgttcattcagttaattgctttggtaaaagatcaattaggggtagagtaacttagttagggttagaataacttagttagaattagataacttagctaggattagcataattcaacctaggagtagattaattaaacaaaccaaactcaaaaccccctaagcctagataacatccgagatcgagtagcttgatacttgcagaaataaatcctgtggacgataacctggacttaaaccagaaatttattacttgataacgacggggtacacttatcccttagtgaggtttcgcagaaACCGCATCACTCAACCACCGTTTCCGCAGGATGTTTTCCAGTATTCGTTTGAGGATTCGCCGCTTGATCTTTCTTACGTGCTTCAGCCTCAAGAAACTTCCTatgcttctctgcaagagcgtgattggccttagataaacccctgccaaagaaaacattaaagtaatcaaagttcacgaaGAAACGAAaagtaccttggtcaaattgcgtaatctttgagtaaatgaattgatccccttcccggcgaatcaatggaatatcactcatcatgaaagctaaggcatccgcatatgtccatgcatccgccttgatctgcttcatgagctccgccacctcctCATCGCTATCCGTTAaaattcgcatatcgcccgccatatgtaatggcctgggattccaaaacgaaggaaaacccagtggtttgccatcttttatcttcacgtagaagaatctcacatcccagcaatggacattggacattttgtcactaaagggcgaatatactccgaatttggcgaatgtAAGGTAGGATTCGGACTTCCGTTTCGATGGTTTGTGAAAGGCTCTAAAGATACGCCCCGTATATactactcctaaatttgaggcgaggtagcagtctaaagcgataTCTAACCAGCAGTTGGGGTGTAGCTGGCTGACTGTGATGTtaaagtaggagaggatgtccgccatcatctttggaagaggaagtcggaatccTCTCTCCACGTGACTACAGTATACTATAAGgaaaccgctaggcggacaggaaggacgttgatgagatgcggCAAGCTGAGTCTCATAGTTCTTGATCCAGggaaagcgattcgccagatccgttagatccgcggcgctcatacgagacggagtagactccgctcggggattctttttcctaggaggaatagaagaagaggccattgtccccggaaaCCACCTAGATGCACCGGCCGGAGCGGCGCCGGAGACAGAAGTAAAAAGAATCgggttcctagtggaacgagtttgataGTGATTACGCACCGAGTCACTAAACCCAGCTAGATCCGAGTTAATCGTGCCCTCGGAAGAAGaagagttctccgatgacgaagtggtctAACAAAAATCAACTTCTATTTCGGGAGAAGGGgtcgaattaaaaagttctaaagctgatctagaagatgaagacgaacttctaaacatccagagaaaagttaaacaaaagaaaatgaacttacatgagaaatcggaagcttggtgcgaAACTCTGAAAAATTCTCAGAAAAAGCTTCGAGCAATAGAGAAAAaacgaagaagtgaagaagaaagggaaagcgaaagaggaagaagaaagttttctccttcctggggcagtgcgtccactacacgtgtcattcatccattggcattgaacagtgtgctcattaatacaggtgtttatgacggcgcgcggaagctcaaaagccctaaaggactttaagggcattttgggggggcttttgataacatcgagatattaacccgaggactgaaagggatattcacctcaagaacgccgcgtagtgatccccaaaggggagctggcaggcggatctccacggatctgctCTGGGAGATCCgttggcggacctatgaggcgaatctcttcattcacctgattcgccactataacggctggccgccgactcggccataaagatcattaatgagtaatcaattagctaactgccaggttaaagataactcgtaaccgccattaatggagcattaatggagactttctagttacctgaaggttacgacttcacagctatatatagcctgatcccctaggctatcaaggtacacattctcacaacctttgtcaattcagtttgtttccttgaatcatcttactgactttggcatcggagcttccccccgtcgaatccaacgacgcccccacagggacggaagttgatcagaatttctctaccgGTTAtcaatgctgaaactgaatgctgaactgaactgaactgaactgaactgaagtgaattgaattgaattgaactgaactgaactgaactgattgttactgaaattaagtgataaagaacagggccttaaGCAATATGTACATTTAATTAATCCTATTTCTCTACTTAATCTAACTTTTTCTTTGATCCTAGTATTTATTAATTTCGGAACTTGTGATGTATGTCGAGGAATTAATTACCTAAAACAATTCAGATAATGTAAGATTAGTATGCTCGTTTTATTGTGTATTAAAATTTCATTAATAAGTGATATTATTAGGATTTATATCTTCAATCTCTATGTTTAGAAGTCATGATTTAATAATGTCAAGCCATCAATTGGCTGAAAAGCTTATTAAGTAAGGCTCTGCAATTCGTATTTAGAGATAGGtatacaaatatttttaatattgtcaaTGGGAGTTATTTCGTTCGTAATATTATAAATGGTACAATTAAGAGTTAAATGTTGATAAACTTCACATTTTTCTTCTCCCGATATGCTTTATTTATAGGCTTTTTCTCTCTTGTTGGCCTTGAGCCATGAACTGATTGACTAAAGATTCTTCATTGAGGCGTCTTGTATCTCGTAATTGCTGGTTATCTAGCTAACCATCAGTTTGGAGttactttttataatttttcgaTCTGATTTTATGATGTGGAGTATTCAGATGCCTTAAAGTATTGCTTCATACTTTGTATTGTTATTGGATGCCGAAAAACTAAGAGATACAACATACTTCAAGGTGGTCCCTTCTGGGGCTTTCACATAAACATCAATATCAACGTCATCCTTGTTAGAGCTTCTATCAATAATTATTACCAATATGTAATTTGGAACAAGACCAAGTGCTTTGCCATTTGGGGATCTCTATTAAGAAGTCGACCAAAGCTTGAGCCTTGAAAGTTCTTCGCGGTACAAATTTTATGTCAAACTTTGTCGATTTTAGAGCAAACTCAATTATTCTTCCCAAAGTTTATGGCGTTTGCAGTATCTTTCGAAGTTGAGTATCTATTCTCACTacaataaagtgtttttgaaaatagTGCTCAAGCTTTTGTGTCCTAATTACTACTTCAACATCTTGCAAGACCCTGCTTACATAATAAACTAAGCATTACTCGGTACCTTCTTCTCTAATCAAGACCATTATGAGGGacttatggccacacttatgtaCATACATATATAATGTTTCTCTATGGACTGGTCCTCTTAGTAATGGTGAAGAAGCTAGAATTTCCTTGATCTTTTCAAAAGACGTTTGGCATTATATTGTCTAGTTAAAATCTTTGGCTCCTTTAAAGCTTTTGTAAAAAGACAAGCATGTTTTCGGCAAACAGGATATGAATCAACCATAAATATGCTTGAAGGTTTGAAGCATGCTCTTCCACAAATTTCCTTTTAATTATCATATCACCCACATATATTCATGCGGATGTTTGTTGATATCGTTGAAAATTTTGTTCATGAGTCTCTAGTACGTAGCCCCGATGCTTTTGAGGCCGAAGGCCATGACCTTGTAGAAATATGTTCCTTCGTGTGGTGAAACTAGTTTTTCCCATGTCCTTGGGATCCATCGAGATTTGATGATATCTTATAGCGGTATCAAGTAACGAATAGAATCAATTAGTATATGAATGCATAGGAGCGGATAAGACACCTTCGGACAAGCTGTTCAaatctgtgaagtcaatacaTAACCTCCACTTTCTATTTGTCTTCTTCACCGTAACAACATTGGCCATCCACTTCGAGTAATAAAGCCCTTCAATGTGGCCGCAGTCTATCAACTTCTTTACTTCAGTCTTGATTAATTTTTTGTTGGGCTGCTCCATGatttcttttcttctattttacTAGCGTGCTTTTAGATCTATATTTAATAAGTGCATCATGAGTTTGGGTGAGACTCTCACCACGTCTAATGGAGAATAAGAGAAATTACTTTGCAAATATTGTAGGATCATGGAGTAAGttaatttgaaaattatttcTAGTGAGATCTTTTTACTaaccataaaaagaaaaataatgatttataaTTATGTGATAGaagtaaaataaatttatacgTGACAAATTaccaatataaatatattatgtgACAAGGTTATAATTCCATGTTGACAATATTTAAGAATTTGGTTAAAATTGGATCATTTCCTCATTTTGGGCTTTTTCAGACATTAAGCAGGCCCATGATCTGATTCCACGACGCCGTTTTACACCTCTCTCCAATCTATTCTCAGCAGCACCAAATTGAGCGACCTCTCGATTTGCAGCGACCCAGCTCTCTAATCAGACCTTAGATCGAGATTGAAACATCGGAGATCCTTTTCGGAGTATCAGAGATTTTACCAACATGGCTCTCAATCTCCGTCCGAAACAAACCGGTAAAGTTTCCTTTTTCTCTCTATCTCTTGTTCTGCTGAAATTTCATCTTCTGAGTATTGCTGTTTGTTCTCTTCATGTCTCATTCCATTTCTCTAATTGCATGAATATAGTTTAGGGCTTTCGATCCTTATACTTCAATTGGTGGaagaaatcaaataaaattatgTAGGATAGAGATTGTAACCTTTTTTTATGCTGTTTTTCTATGTCTATTGAACTTGATCTATAATTTTGAATTCAGAATGTATAATCCGGATGCTAAACCTGAATCAACCTGTAAACGCTACTGGTACTGCTAATGAAGAGGTGTACAAGATCTTGATTTACGATAAGTTTTGCCAGAATATCTTATCTCCATTGATCCATGTCAAGGATCTTCGCAAGCATGGGGTTACCCTCTATTTCCTTATTGACAAAGATAGGAAACCTGTCCATGATGTTCCTGCTGTCTACTTTGTTCAACCTAGTCAACCCAATATTCAGCGAATTATTGCTGATGCCTCGCGTTCGTTGTATGATACTTTCCATCTTAACTTTTCATCCTCAATCCCTCGTCCACTTCTCGAAGATCTTGCATCTGGTACCTTgaattcagaatcaattgaaaGGATATCTAAGGTGCATGATCAGTATTTGGAGTTTGTGACTTTGGAGGATAACTTGTTTTCATTGGCCCAGAAGTCGAACTACGTTCAATTGAATGATCCCTCTGCTGGGGATAGGGAAATTGAGGAAATTATTGAGAAGATTGTTAGTGGTTTGTTCTGTGTTCTGGCAACGCTGGCAGTTGTACCGGTTATTAGGTGCCCACGCGGAGGACCAGCAGAGATGGTGGCTTCGGCATTGGATCAGAGGCTGAGGGATCATTTATTATCGAAGAACAATTTGTTTTCAGAAGGTGGAGGTTTTATGACCTCATTTCAGAGGCCAATTCTGTGCATATTTGATAGGAATTTTGAATTGTCAGTAGGGATACAGCATGATTTCAGGTATCGCCCTCTTGTTCATGATGTGCTTGGCTTGAGGCTGAATAGGCTGAGTGTACAAGGTGAAAAGGGTGGGATGAAATCATTTGAGTTGGATAGTTCTGATCCATTTTGGGTTGCGAATGGATCTCTGGAATTTCCTGAAGTTGCTGTAGAAATTGAGACCCAATTGAATAAGTACAAGAGGGACGTTGATGAAGTGAACAGGAGGACTGGTGGAACAGATGGGGCAGAATTTGATGGCACAGACATGATTGGGAATACAAAACATTTGATGAATGCAGTGAATTCCCTGCCTGAGTTGACAGAGCGAAAGCAGGTGATTGATAAGCACACAAACATTGCGACTGTGTTATTGGGTGAGATCAAGGAGAGGTCCCTTGATTCCTATGCCAAAAAGGAAAGTGACATGATTATCAGAGGAGGAATTGATCGGAACGAACTTTTGGGAGTGCTTAAAGGGAAAGGATCCAAGATGGATAAGTTGAGATTTGCAATCATTTACCTTATATCTTGTGAGAGCCTTAACCAGTCAGAAGTTGAAGCAGTGGAAGCGGCTCTTAAGGAATCCGAAGTCGATACTTGTGCATTCCAGTATGTTAAGAAAATGAAGTCACTAAACGTTTCATTAGCATCAGCAAACTCTGCAAGCAGAAACAATATTGTTGATTGGGCTGGAAAGCTTTACGGGCTCGGTGCTGTCACAGCTGGTATGAAGAATTTACTATCTAGTGATAGTCAGTTAGCATTGACGAGGACTATCGAAGCGTTGATGGAGGGAAGACCTAATCCTGAAGTTGATTCATACATGGTGTTTGATCCCCGTGCTCCAAAATCAGGGGCAGGTAGCAGCCATCTCAAAGGTCCATTCAAAGAAGCAATTGCATTCATGATTGGTGGTGGCAATTATGTAGAGTATGGAAGCTTGCAAGAGCTTGCACAACGCCAGCAGCCGGTTAAGCACATAATATATGGAACGACAGAAATGCTCACCGGAGCAGAGTTTGTCGACCAGCTGACTCTGTTGGGGCAAAAGATGGGATTAGGTAGTAGTATTAGTGCTCCTGCTCTTGCTCCAACTCAGTAATGCAGATAATTTTGTACATGATCCTTAAACCAGCTTGTCTAATGGTTCACACATTGAAGAATAGGAGTCACACAATCTATTACAAGTTATGATACTCTTTGATTCGGATGGAGTCTATTCTCTTGCTGCAAGCTAAGGAGAATGATATGCAGGTTTTCAGACAAGAATTTCGCCGTCTTTAAACTAGTCGAGAGAGAGGGGTTCGTATATCATGTatcttatttttcaaattaaaaagctATTATGTTGATCTTTTCATTTTAGCTTAGTTGTCTGTGGTCTTTTACTAAAGTTTTTGATGCGAGTGGAGATTATCCGTATTTGAATCAACATATCAACATAAGGATTGCAAATTCTGATTCAATTTATTTGTGTGGTTGATTTTACACTGTATTTTAATGCAGGACTTTGCCTCTTTCCTTTTGCCTTGTATCAACTAATTCTTGATTTATATTGATTACTTAATTATGGGTAATGGTCAAATGCAGTCATGGTTACTAAAGTGTGAGGTATGCGTGTCCGTGGTCACTAAAGTCATTTTCGAGACGATAAATTCATTAAAGTTTTACTAAGGGTTGGTTAAGTTAGTGGTTGTTCGATATTAGTTCTTTGTTATTAGCTTGTCATTAGCTGATTAATTAgtagtatttaaaataattatgatGAATTGTTAGTTtataaaatgtctaatatgagtattatttaaattaatcaaaaaataaattataaaatgaaaaatgtaATAcgcaaattaataaaaataataatctaaatgactaaataaaaataaaaaaacagtaATTTATTTAATGGAGCAAAGCTTTATTTGTTCGATGATAATATAATAAAGATATGAGTaatgttaaaaaagaaaagtgttttataaaaataaaaaatataattttaccaaaattaATGAAATACAAATAACTTTTCATGTAAGaccctaaaagggatttttttTGCGAAAAGTTTAAGAACACTATTTCTTTCattaaaaaagtttaaaattgCGATTTAGTAAACCTAAACAAACATTGTTAAGTCATTATAGTTCGATACGAGAAATCCCACTTGAAAGTTGATGCATCGATCGAGCCAATAAAAATTCCTTGTAGACACGCggcaagacaaaaaaaaaagtttaaaaattattcttgGTCAATCACACTAAATTTTAACtttgaattataattataatcaagaatataaaaaaaaattaaaaatttattcttGGTTAATCACACTAAATTTTAACtttgaattataattataatcaaGAATACAAAGTGTTAAACTTAAAAACTtatatgaaaaaattaaaaatatatttttattattaattcaaatttaaaattgaaaaacatttaaattttgtatatTAGGTATTtacattaatattttaaaaactaaatatataataaataatataaacttTTGACATTTCTAGAAATATTAAATAGCTTTATACAGGACAGAAAAGGAGCAGTTAAAGTCTACCAACGAAAGTTTACATATTGTTCAATGTAATCCCCAAGTCTTAGCTTTTTTTTCTGTTATGTTAtttacaagttttttttttttttttataagaggtAAATATACTTAGAGTAAtaagtaattttatttctaacgttGGTTGAcagtcaatagcaattttactacTAATGTTGGTGGTAATGCCAATTCAAATATCataataaaacacatatattttattctttattatgcaccaattacatatcagttggttttaaaaaaagatttcatatttttttttgtgatttattaataaaattggagattatttttttcaaatccaacgaaatatttaatattttttctaactcgtataaaatacagtatatttttcACTAACTAATAACAAATTAACGTATATGTGAAATGTAAATATCAAGATTCATAACCAAAAAGAtggtttgatgaattatttcttaaatttaacCGAATTTCAACATTAAAGGTATTTACTATCAAtcttatgagtaaaattgcaccattttaaacgttatgagtaaaatcGCTCCTATGTAAGTACACATTATGGGCAATttgcacttttttttttctcactaATGCTGTATAAACACGTAATTTTCTCGCATTTTGGTAAGCATAAAAAACAATTAAGAGAAATGTCATATGCAGCTAGCCTCTTTACCATAGTTATATTAGAGTTGGGCTTTAGCAATGATAATGGGCCTTTAAATTTTTTCCCTTCTCAGCCTAATTTGAATAAGAAAGATTGCTCACATCAGTGGTGTTCACATAGCTTCAACAAAGTTtgggaaatttacatagaaatttatttctttttaattatttgcAACTATctcaaataataatttaaattattttgatttaatttattattatttttaacttaacgaaagtttatataaattatgagtttatgatatattttttttcaggtTAAAGATTTATGAATTAaagtctaatttttttaaattacgaTATAAAATATAGTGATATAGAATTATATTTGATAGTATAATCTActtctaattttatatttaattattaattttgatataaaaagctaaaaagttTCTAATTAAGACTATcaacattatttttaaaaatgaaaaaaaaaatgtatgtttataaattaattttctcatattattattagggaaaagtataaaaataaatcttgtggttacaTCTATTTTCGATTGCAGCCTTGTGGTTTACAAATTtataaaatggtaccttgaggtttattccgttagcaaacacataccaaattgactaacggtgttaaaagtcaaatggAAAAGAGTttatttggtccttatatttatttattttataaattaataccccttattatctaattatcataaacaaaccccaaaattaaaaataaaaatcaaattcaccttcttctctctataatttcttatttttcttattctttctctctttaaaattacaaaatcaaataaaatcatatattgttgggcttggcccaattataatttatgaaataagcTCACCCATGTGTCTTCATGTGTCTTTAAGTTTTTTCAAGTGAaaaaaacat
The DNA window shown above is from Euphorbia lathyris chromosome 1, ddEupLath1.1, whole genome shotgun sequence and carries:
- the LOC136207394 gene encoding SEC1 family transport protein SLY1; protein product: MALNLRPKQTECIIRMLNLNQPVNATGTANEEVYKILIYDKFCQNILSPLIHVKDLRKHGVTLYFLIDKDRKPVHDVPAVYFVQPSQPNIQRIIADASRSLYDTFHLNFSSSIPRPLLEDLASGTLNSESIERISKVHDQYLEFVTLEDNLFSLAQKSNYVQLNDPSAGDREIEEIIEKIVSGLFCVLATLAVVPVIRCPRGGPAEMVASALDQRLRDHLLSKNNLFSEGGGFMTSFQRPILCIFDRNFELSVGIQHDFRYRPLVHDVLGLRLNRLSVQGEKGGMKSFELDSSDPFWVANGSLEFPEVAVEIETQLNKYKRDVDEVNRRTGGTDGAEFDGTDMIGNTKHLMNAVNSLPELTERKQVIDKHTNIATVLLGEIKERSLDSYAKKESDMIIRGGIDRNELLGVLKGKGSKMDKLRFAIIYLISCESLNQSEVEAVEAALKESEVDTCAFQYVKKMKSLNVSLASANSASRNNIVDWAGKLYGLGAVTAGMKNLLSSDSQLALTRTIEALMEGRPNPEVDSYMVFDPRAPKSGAGSSHLKGPFKEAIAFMIGGGNYVEYGSLQELAQRQQPVKHIIYGTTEMLTGAEFVDQLTLLGQKMGLGSSISAPALAPTQ